One genomic region from Cucumis melo cultivar AY chromosome 9, USDA_Cmelo_AY_1.0, whole genome shotgun sequence encodes:
- the LOC103503018 gene encoding histidine biosynthesis bifunctional protein hisIE, chloroplastic isoform X2 yields MQGFANKEAVLKTASERRATFYSRSRSQLWTKGETSNNFINIHDISLDCDRDSIIYLGKPVGPACHTGTATCFYTSLDDLIDDPQGGKHKLALSTLYSLENIISQRKAELASFQTGKPSWTKRLLLDNKLLCSKIREEADELCRTMEENEGRSRTASEAADVVYHILVSLAVQEVKFEEVLEHLRERFSQSGIEEKKNRAPKVTKD; encoded by the exons CTGTTTTGAAAACTGCATCCGAACGCAGGGCTACGTTCTACAGCCGATCACGATCTCAACTGTGGACAAAGGGAGAGACCTCCAATAACTTCATAAATATTCATGACATATCCCTAGACTGTGATCGTGATTCT ATAATCTATCTTGGGAAGCCTGTTGGGCCTGCTTGTCATACTGGAACTGCCACATGCTTTTATACATCACTAGATGATTTGATAGATGATCCACAG GGTGGAAAGCATAAGTTGGCGTTGTCCACTTTGTACTCATTAGAGAATATAATCTCCCAACGCAAAGCAGAATTAGCATCTTTCCAAACCGGCAAGCCCTCTTGGACAAAACGTCTATTGCTTGACAATAAATTGCTCTGCTCTAAAATTCG GGAAGAAGCAGATGAATTGTGTCGAACAATGGAAGAGAACGAGGGTAGGTCTCGTACGGCCTCGGAAGCAGCAGATGTGGTGTACCATATCCTGGTTTCTCTAGCAGTTCAAGAGGTAAAGTTTGAGGAGGTTCTTGAACATTTGCGTGAGAGATTTTCTCAGTCAGGTATAGAGGAGAAGAAAAACCGGGCACCAAAAGTTACCAAGGATTAA